One Cucurbita pepo subsp. pepo cultivar mu-cu-16 chromosome LG07, ASM280686v2, whole genome shotgun sequence genomic region harbors:
- the LOC111798162 gene encoding WAT1-related protein At4g30420-like: MGVVEEYLPAIAMLGLQAIYAIVTLISRAALLEGMSPRVFIVYRQAFATLSIAPVAYFSSSKSMKLSLDFKSFYLIFLAALAGTTINLNFFYEGLFLASSSLATAMENLIPAMTFLIAAMVGMESVKMKNLRSMAKIGGTVVCMGGAMFMAFLRGPKLLNATQGFGVKSAIFDVESGSHEAWLLGSLSLLGSCVCWSIWLILQVPAMESYPDKLSLSAWTCFFSLIQSVAFTLWVEGANVETWKIHSNTELICYLFSGIFGSGVAYYLQAWGISKRGPVFSAVFIPFCTIITTVLAAIFLHEEIYSGSLLGGVVVIIGLYVFLWGKANEGVKEEDKERSRIEKQEDCESNSVDKNSYKIDMEEPLLKGCTDHIDN; the protein is encoded by the exons ATGGGTGTGGTTGAAGAGTACTTGCCAGCCATAGCCATGTTGGGGCTCCAAGCAATTTACGCCATTGTCACACTCATCTCCAGGGCTGCCCTGTTGGAGGGCATGAGTCCTAGAGTGTTCATCGTGTACAGGCAGGCCTTTGCCACTCTCTCCATAGCACCTGTTGCTTACTTCTCCAGCTCCAAATCCATGAAGCTTTCTTTGGATTTCAAGAGCTTTTATCTCATCTTCCTTGCTGCTCTTGCTGG GACGACGATCAATCTCAATTTTTTCTACGAGGGGCTTTTCTTAGCTAGCTCGTCGTTGGCTACCGCGATGGAGAATCTAATTCCCGCAATGACGTTTCTCATAGCCGCGATGGTCGG TATGGAGAGtgtgaagatgaaaaatttGAGGAGCATGGCTAAGATTGGAGGGACAGTGGTTTGTATGGGAGGGGCTATGTTCATGGCCTTTCTAAGGGGACCAAAGCTGCTGAATGCCACACAAGGGTTTGGAGTGAAATCTGCAATATTTGATGTGGAAAGTGGGAGCCATGAGGCTTGGTTGTTGGGGTCACTGAGTCTGCTTGGGAGCTGTGTCTGTTGGTCAATTTGGTTGATATTGCAGGTGCCGGCAATGGAAAGCTATCCTGACAAGCTATCTTTATCAGCATggacatgttttttttcacTCATACAATCAGTGGCTTTCACATTATGGGTAGAGGGAGCCAATGTAGAAACGTGGAAGATTCATTCAAATACTGAACTTATTTGTTACCTCTTCTCA GGGATTTTTGGGTCAGGAGTTGCTTACTATCTTCAAGCTTGGGGTATTTCAAAGAGGGGACCTGTGTTCTCTGCCGTGTTCATCCCGTTTTGCACCATTATTACTACTGTTTTGGCAGCTATATTTCTTCATGAGGAGATTTACAGTGGAAG CTTGTTGGGGGGCGTGGTGGTAATTATCGGATTGTACGTATTTCTTTGGGGAAAAGCCAATGAAGGtgtgaaagaagaagacaaagaaaggagtagaattgaaaaacaagagGATTGTGAATCAAATTCAGTGGACAAGAACAGTTACAAAATTGATATGGAAGAACCTCTATTGAAGGGATGTACAGATCATATTGACAACTAG